A portion of the Gammaproteobacteria bacterium CG11_big_fil_rev_8_21_14_0_20_46_22 genome contains these proteins:
- the waaF gene encoding lipopolysaccharide heptosyltransferase II → MKYLIVGPAWVGDMVMAQTLFKAIKQREPSAHIDVLAPAWTNALLARMPEVEKAIALPVGHGEFKLIQRFKLGRRLAKSHYDQAIVLPNSLKSALVPFFAGIPKRTGWMRECRYGFLNDWRRLDKIQYPLMIERFLALGLPKGPALEKPYPHPHLQVDLASRDVAVKRLGLQADKPIVALCPGAEFGPSKRWPAEYFAELANSLIAQGYAVWLFGSKNDEVIAQAIQTKTHEACVNLCGQTNLAEAIDLLSLAQAVVSNDSGLMHIAAALNVPVVALYGSTSPDFTPPLSDKVAVLKLDLECQPCFQRVCPLGHWRCLRDLQPAKVEAALSALLNLTS, encoded by the coding sequence GTTTTAGCACCGGCTTGGACGAATGCACTCTTGGCCCGCATGCCCGAGGTGGAAAAGGCCATTGCTTTGCCGGTGGGCCATGGTGAGTTCAAGCTTATCCAGCGCTTTAAGCTTGGCCGGCGGCTCGCTAAATCACACTATGATCAAGCGATAGTCTTACCCAATTCCTTAAAGTCTGCTTTAGTGCCTTTTTTTGCCGGCATCCCGAAACGCACGGGCTGGATGCGTGAGTGCCGTTATGGCTTTTTGAATGACTGGCGACGTTTAGATAAAATACAATACCCTTTAATGATCGAGCGCTTTTTAGCGCTAGGTTTGCCCAAGGGCCCAGCGCTGGAAAAACCTTATCCGCACCCGCATTTGCAAGTGGATTTAGCTTCACGCGATGTGGCCGTGAAACGTTTGGGCTTGCAAGCGGATAAGCCGATCGTGGCCCTATGCCCGGGGGCTGAGTTTGGTCCCTCCAAGCGCTGGCCAGCTGAATATTTTGCTGAGCTTGCTAATAGTTTGATCGCTCAAGGCTATGCTGTTTGGCTGTTTGGCTCAAAAAACGATGAGGTCATCGCGCAAGCCATTCAAACTAAAACGCATGAAGCTTGTGTGAATTTGTGTGGACAAACGAATTTGGCCGAAGCCATCGATTTGCTTTCTTTAGCGCAAGCGGTGGTGAGCAATGATTCGGGTTTGATGCACATTGCCGCAGCGCTTAATGTGCCGGTGGTCGCGCTGTACGGTTCTACCAGCCCAGATTTTACACCGCCGTTGTCTGACAAAGTGGCCGTGTTAAAGCTAGATTTAGAGTGCCAGCCTTGTTTTCAACGTGTGTGCCCGCTGGGGCATTGGCGCTGCCTGCGAGATTTGCAGCCTGCGAAAGTTGAAGCGGCGTTGAGTGCCTTGCTGAACTTAACGTCTTAG